One Desulfobulbaceae bacterium DNA window includes the following coding sequences:
- a CDS encoding BrnT family toxin has protein sequence MNFEYDERKSLSNKNKHGLDFVEAQALWDDERLFEAHISTSQEPRCLVIGKIASKHYSAVITIRGDNVRLISVRRSRVKEIEIYEKD, from the coding sequence ATGAACTTTGAATATGATGAAAGGAAGAGCCTTTCAAACAAAAATAAACATGGGTTAGATTTTGTGGAGGCACAAGCCCTATGGGATGACGAGAGGCTTTTTGAAGCACACATTTCAACGAGTCAAGAACCTCGCTGCTTGGTAATCGGTAAAATTGCTTCAAAACATTACTCGGCTGTAATTACCATAAGAGGAGATAATGTGCGCCTTATATCGGTGCGACGATCTCGTGTTAAGGAGATAGAAATATATGAAAAAGATTAA
- the gdhA gene encoding NADP-specific glutamate dehydrogenase: MKDLMDIIDNKDPGQKEFKQAAHEVIESVKPVLDANPEYRQNGILERMIEPERVIIFRVPWVDDQENIQVNRGFRVEMNSAIGPYKGGLRFHPSVNLGIMKFLAFEQVFKNALTTLSMGGGKGGSDFDPKGKSDLEIMRFCQSFMAELFRHIGPNTDIPAGDIGVGAREIGFLFGMYKKLANEFTGVLTGKSLNWGGSLIRPEATGYGCVYFASEMLNTKNENLHGKRCLVSGSGNVAQFTIEKIIELGGKVITFSDSSGYIFDAEGIDEDKLAFIKKLKNVKRGRVSEYAELYPEAVYTSADSAMGFNPLWNHKADCAFPSATQNEINENDAQNMVDNGVFLVCEGANMPSTPGAVDIFIDHQLLYAPGKAANAGGVAVSGLEMAQNSMRINWPKDEVDNRLKLIMKEIHRSCLEASNEYGLKGNYVAGANIAGFVKVANAMLDQGVV, translated from the coding sequence ATGAAAGATCTCATGGATATTATTGATAATAAAGACCCTGGTCAAAAGGAGTTTAAACAAGCAGCCCATGAGGTTATTGAATCAGTTAAACCCGTTCTTGATGCCAATCCGGAGTATCGTCAAAACGGTATTTTGGAGAGGATGATAGAGCCCGAGCGCGTCATTATATTCAGGGTGCCATGGGTTGACGATCAGGAAAATATTCAGGTTAATCGCGGGTTTCGGGTAGAGATGAACAGCGCCATTGGCCCATACAAAGGTGGTTTGCGATTTCATCCATCCGTTAATCTGGGAATTATGAAATTTTTAGCTTTTGAACAGGTTTTTAAAAACGCCTTAACAACACTTTCCATGGGGGGAGGCAAGGGTGGTTCAGATTTTGATCCAAAAGGTAAATCAGATCTTGAAATCATGCGTTTTTGTCAGAGTTTTATGGCTGAACTATTTCGTCATATCGGCCCCAACACCGATATACCGGCAGGAGATATTGGTGTCGGGGCTCGAGAGATCGGTTTTTTGTTTGGTATGTATAAAAAGTTAGCAAACGAATTTACCGGTGTCCTGACCGGTAAAAGTCTAAACTGGGGTGGCAGCTTAATTCGGCCGGAGGCAACCGGTTACGGCTGTGTCTATTTTGCCAGTGAGATGCTCAACACAAAAAATGAAAACCTGCATGGGAAAAGATGCCTGGTTTCAGGATCCGGTAATGTCGCACAATTTACTATTGAAAAAATTATTGAACTTGGTGGTAAGGTCATAACCTTCTCGGATTCATCGGGCTATATTTTTGATGCCGAGGGGATAGACGAAGACAAACTAGCGTTTATCAAGAAACTTAAAAACGTTAAACGGGGCAGAGTCAGTGAGTACGCTGAACTCTACCCAGAGGCTGTATATACAAGTGCTGATTCTGCAATGGGCTTTAACCCCTTATGGAATCACAAAGCTGACTGTGCCTTCCCCTCAGCAACCCAAAATGAAATTAACGAAAACGATGCTCAAAATATGGTCGATAATGGTGTCTTTCTTGTCTGTGAAGGAGCCAACATGCCTTCAACACCAGGGGCCGTTGATATTTTTATCGATCATCAGCTTCTTTATGCGCCGGGCAAAGCTGCTAATGCCGGGGGAGTTGCCGTCTCCGGCCTGGAAATGGCCCAGAACTCGATGCGAATTAACTGGCCTAAGGATGAAGTCGATAACCGGTTAAAGCTTATAATGAAAGAAATTCACCGCAGTTGTCTTGAGGCCTCTAACGAATACGGCCTCAAGGGCAATTATGTCGCTGGAGCCAATATTGCCGGATTTGTAAAGGTCGCCAATGCCATGCTTGACCAGGGGGTGGTATGA